Part of the Prunus dulcis chromosome 8, ALMONDv2, whole genome shotgun sequence genome is shown below.
TTATCAGCTCTGAGGCTAAACTGGTTGACATGCTGGGCCAAATGCCATGTAATAGGATTGTTGTGTTGTACTATACTGAAGTGGGCGATTGTAATACAGTTTGGAGTCAAGCATCTTTTGGGTGCCAAGGTTTGGATGGTGCAGACAATGGGGTGGAATATGAAACTGGGGTGCAAGATGAAACTGGGGTGGAAGATAATGTTGATGTTGAAGATAAAGATGCAGCTGAGGTTGTAGACAgtaaagaagatgatggagaATTTTTTGATAGTGATTACGAGTTCAATGAAGAAGAATTTGGGTTTAAGACAGTTGAAGTGCCTGTTCATGAAGGGGCAGAGGACACTATGAATGATAGCAATGAGGGGCCTGCTTTTGAAGCTCCTGGAGAGGTGTCATCAGATGGTGAGCACACCTCAAATTTTGATACTGAAAGTGAGGGTGATGAGGATGATATGGAAGGAGATAATGAAGGGACAAGTAAGgtgagaaggaaaaaaaaaaccctcgGTTTAAGCAGTATAGAAGGAGGTGGACTTAAAGAATCCTGAGTTTCGGCTTGGGATGCAATTTGAAAACAGACAGGTTCTTAAAGAGGCACTCAGGTAATATTCTATTATTCATGGAAGGAAAttgttctttgaaaaaaatgacAAGACGAGAGTAAATGCAATTTGCAAAGGAGGATTAAAATGTCCATTTGTGCTTTATGCTTCACAGATAAACCAGGATGTGCAAACATTTGCAATTAAGAAGTTGAGCTTTTGGGAGGGTGGAGAAACTGAAGTTTGCTAATCCTAAATGGATTTGTGAGAGATTTTCTAGCAAGATTAAGAGAAACACAGATTGGAATCTGAAAGCTTTTCAAGGAGAAGTTTTGGAGTCCTATCATGTGAGGGTGTCCAAAACTCAAGTATATAGGGCAAAGAGATTGGCTAAAGCACAAATTGAAGGAAACTACATACAGCAATATGCACGGTTCTGGGACTATGTAGAGCAGTTGAAAAATACCAACAAAGGTAGTACAGTGAAAATTAAGTGTGATCTAGTTGGGGGTGAAGCAATATTTCAAAGAATTTATGTCCGTCTGGCTGCTTGTAAAAAAGGGTTTTTAGCAAGGTGCAGGCCTGTAATTGGGGTTGATGCTTGCCATTTGAAAGGTCCTTATCCTGGGCAAATATTGACTGCTGTAGGAGTTGATGGTAATAATGGTCTTTTCCCAATTGCATATGTTGTGGCTGAGATTGAAAACAAGGACTTGTGGATTTGGTTTCTGTCTTTATTGATTGAAGATTTAGGTATTACAAATGGTTTATCCTGGGCTTTCATAAGTGATCAGCAAAAGGGGCTCATACCTGCCATTACACATGTACTACCAACTGCAGAGCATAGGATGTGCGTCCGGCACTTGTACAATAATTTTAGAGCAACACATCTTGGTCTCACTCTTAAACACATGTTGTGGGCAGCTGCCAGAGCCACTACTATTCCTTGGTGGGAAGCAGAAATGGAGAAGATGAAGGAAGAGGACTTGGAAGCTTGGAAATGGTTGGTGCAGAGACCACCCAATAATTGGACTAGATCTCATTTTCGTCCACGTTATAAGTGTGATCTTTTATTGAACaacctttgtgagagctttaaTGCAGCTATAAATGATGCCAGAGATAATTCCATTTTGACATGTTTGGAAAGTATTCGAATGTATGTAATGCTTAGGATGGCTAATCGAATGGGTGCTTGTGCTAAACGGAAACACCCTGTTGGCCCAAAGatattcaaaataattgaGAAGAACAAGATGGGAGCTTCTCAATGCATTCCTAGTTTGGCTGAGGAGAAAATGTATCAAGTCAGTCACATGTATGATGGGGAGTTTGTTGTAGATCTTGCAGCAATGTGTTGTAGTTGTAGGAGATGAGATTTATGTGGCATACCCTGTGCACATGCTATTTCAACTATATTCCACAGAGATGAAAACCCTATTGAATATGTACATGAGTGTCATAAGCCAGAGACATACATAAGGTCATATGAACCAATAGTTCACCTCATCCCTTCTATGGATCAGTGGGTTAAGGGTGACTTGCCTCCAATTAGACCTCCATTTCGTAAGCGTCAACCAGGAAGACCTAAGAGAGTGAGGAGAAAGAGGCTGCTAAGGTTCAAGTACTAGCCCCAAACCCACCAACCCCTTTGCCTCCAGGTTACACTGCTCTAGCAGCAAAACTTAGAAGACTCTTCATTAAAATTAGATGTAGGGCATGTGGAAAAGAAGGCCACAATCGAAGAGGATGTGGAAGAAAagttgtttaattatttaggttttcttatgaattttaattatttgggttATGGTCAGCTGTCGTTGTGATTTTTTATAGCTGTGCTCGTATGTTGTGTAGGTTGAGGCAGCCCAAAATCGGAATGTTGGCCAAAATGAAGTTCAAGCAGTTGACAATGGAAATGCAAGTCAAAATGATATTGCCCCAGCCCAAACTAATGCCGCCCGGCCCAAACTGACACTGCCCCAGTCCAAAAAAAAGCTACCCCAACTCAAACTTACACTGGCCCAGCCCAAAATAGGTCTtaaaagtccacaaaatatgtcttcatagtctatacttGTCCTCCTCTTTTGACACTGTGTTTGAATCTTCCTCTATGGGGTGTGGTTTGTTGAGTAAGTGAAGAGGACGAGGGTTGCAAAGGCACTTGTTGTGAGTATGTCATTAGCATATTGGCCCTTCCTTGACTGATATCACTTACCACCTAAGATAAAAACCacaaacaacatatatattacTATATAGgcaaacataaaaaatctAAGTTAGGCAAGAATAATAGGCAATTCACTGGTTGTGAAGATGACATCCTTGCAGGTGGATTCAATAagcctcttcctcttccttccgttaaaaaatcaattcatatactttaaatatattaataatcaTCATTTTAGAACAACTATAGACTGTTTAcataatctattaaaaattaatctaattaaataaataattatgcaAAATACAATGCCTAtagcttgttttctttttctttttaacagAATAACTTCAAATctttgatatatatttttaaaaccagTACTACACTTCAGTAGGGGTTACGTAGATAGccatttttttgtaatttgtttttatatgtGTGTTTCTCTTAATTATGATATAcattttttattgagaaattttggaattgcgttcataattcagccaaaaaggtcactagccacaaatggccattacaataacatGGTGATCTAACATCAAACTCTCACAAAAAAGAGGTggaaaactctcacaaaaggagatgtgaaaactacacagaaaacccaaagagtctctgtgACTTAAGAAACCGCAAAAACAATAGTGGTGACAATTCGACGGTGAAATACAAGTGGAGTTTCGACGCCAAGACGCATCCACCTGTGATGGGTGGAGGAAATTCATAACAAAGCGAAGACGAGAAGGGGAAACTTTTTATCActgaaaatgggggaagaaaggagaagggaggaagagagaagtgGATTGgggaggaggagaggagaggaggagaTGGGAGAAAGAATAGTGGCTTCCTCCCCTCAATTATGATATCTataattgttgattttttttatttttttattttttttgtatgaacGAAAACTTTATTGATCAATAATAGGATAAAAAAGTCAGGAAACAACATGATTATGCAAGATAAATTTCAGTCATAACATCGTTATATGAATGACCCCAACCCTTCGACTTCTATGTGCTCTCCAATTTATTTCCTATATTATAAGCAAATGAGATATTGTGACAAAAAAAACCtcgaaaatgaaaataatatgatTGGTATCTCTAAAATTTGTTATAGTTTTATATCTGTAAGTCCAAGTAAAGATTGTCTCCTAATAGCATATGCGGGTTAAGTTAATTGACATAGTTTAATTATTACATTTAGAAGAGATCAGAGACATATCTAAATATGTGAGCCCTACATTTTTTGAAGGTTTCTAATAATTATATCGACGAGTCCACATACTTTATGCATATGATAAGACTGCACATATGTTCTTGAGCTCCAATAATTATATCGACGAGTCTTGTTTTGATAATTATGAATATGACCCCTCAACTGATTCTTAATGGCATTAATCCAAAACTATCCACTTCAATGTCCACATATTTACCAACAAAAATGGGGCTGTACTTGTATCCACTTCAATGTTCATATGTTTCACACATGCATGGGGCTCTACTTGTATataatttcttgtttcttttggaACCTCTAATCTGCAATAAGCATTCTATGTTTGGCAAGTGAAAACTAATAACTTGCATGATTATGgacatatttttattatgattAGCATCGGCCAAGATCCTTTGCAGGTAATTGACAAAGGATGGTCTATTTATCCTATCATACTCCTACGTTGTACCATAAttcatatattataatatgtttATGGGGTATGCGAGTTACCTTTCTTAATGTAGCAACTTTACAATCGGAATCTTGTGTATCTTTTAGCCCACTGTTTTAAACACCAACTTTACAATCAACGAAAGCAAAAATCGTTTAGTCATCTAATTtctattaaataaatataacatGTAATGTTTTGATTAAACACTCAGTTATCatgtttttaaataaatgaCTAACCGATGTCctgtttggtttgattttttttagtagGAATGATTGTTGAATGATGATTCAGAAAACAAAGGTTTTTTTGGGTAGGAAATAATGATCGTTGATTGAGCTAAAAATCAAACGTTTTCGAATTACAACATTGCATAacatttcctctttttttctttcttttcttccatatatgatatatagGTAGTAATTAAACCAAGAAATGTTTTGAGACATACATTATATAACTATCTGTTATGGAGCCTTCCTAAAATTTGTTGAAACTTTATATCTGTAGTTCCAAGTAAAGATTAGCAAGTCAATTGAAATGTACAAAAATTTGAATcactcattccattttggaatttggaaaaaaaaaaaggttttccATGTTGGAAAAACAATAAGGTAAAATTTGGCACTTTTCGAATATTTGGCCTTGCCTATTTGTGCCTAAATTCCTAGAAATAATTAAGTATGGGTTATCACTTATCTTTATCAACGGCAGAGAATATCTAATCAAATATGAAGGTTGGCGACATTTTGTTTGTGTGCAGGTAATTACAATATACATGTCCTTGCTGGTCTCTTTTTGTGTGAAATTCTAAGTCATTAAGTTTGATTTAGTACAGTTTTTGTCCGCATTAGTTTTACTTTTAGAATGTTAGTTTGTTGCCCTCTTGGGATTGGTACTTTAGATGTCTTTGATTGTACCATTGAAGTTTATCTAATAaaatttttctttgattaaaaaaataaatagttaaatctgaaattgaaatttattatCCTGATTTTGAAATCAATTTTCACCTTTTTACAAACTACAAATTGAAATGAGTTATAAAACaagtttttacttttcaatttttaaagaaaatgaaaatgaaattattatcAAACCAATCCCTAAGAGGACTTCTAGCAGTTTGTCCCTTGCCCCGGGGGGGCGCGGCgtagggcagctactattcacgtgattAGTGGCTGCCCTTGTCATATAAAGAAATGTGTGTTTCCAACAGTTGCTCTTTGCCATGggaaatactattcatttttttgtttttttgacaactttttttacttaaacaattaattttgataatattttcggataagatttttgggttcctacatgtcaatactattcatatcagataagattttcggattcaaatttcagataaatgtcaaaatttaaatttcagataaatttcaaatttcaaatttcagatttcaaatttcagatacatttcaatagtcaaaattcagatacatttcaaaattcagataagattttcaccctctaaaattgtgccacatgtcatctctatctgcctaaatttttctataaaaccagagccTCAACTCATACCACCCACACCAgatcttctctacatttccatttctcagattttagatttcattctccattctcaatggcaaacatgcaagaggttttggagaggcaaaagcgagaaactagagaaagaatacg
Proteins encoded:
- the LOC117638454 gene encoding uncharacterized protein LOC117638454 — encoded protein: MPCNRIVVLYYTEVGDCNTVWSQASFGCQGLDGADNGVEYETGVQDETGVEDNVDVEDKDAAEVVDSKEDDGEFFDSDYEFNEEEFGFKTVEVPVHEGAEDTMNDSNEGPAFEAPGEVSSDGEHTSNFDTESEGDEDDMEGDNEGTSKVLKEALSKIKRNTDWNLKAFQGEVLESYHVRVSKTQVYRAKRLAKAQIEGNYIQQYARFWDYVEQLKNTNKGSTVKIKCDLVGGEAIFQRIYVRLAACKKGFLARCRPVIGVDACHLKGPYPGQILTAVGVDGNNGLFPIAYVVAEIENKDLWIWFLSLLIEDLGITNGLSWAFISDQQKGLIPAITHVLPTAEHRMCVRHLYNNFRATHLGLTLKHMLWAAARATTIPWWEAEMEKMKEEDLEAWKWLVQRPPNNWTRSHFRPRYKCDLLLNNLCESFNAAINDARDNSILTCLESIRMYVMLRMANRMGACAKRKHPVGPKIFKIIEKNKMGASQCIPSLAEEKMYQVSHMYDGEFVVDLAAMCCSCRR